From Opitutia bacterium, a single genomic window includes:
- a CDS encoding PDZ domain-containing protein, giving the protein MKNSLRYILPAVVGGALAVSASATTVVRRVDPNVVRIQVSDPIHVRIEKGEKSDKKIPSEKVTFLGVETGPLPEVLASQLGLGDGMGLVVRRVAEDSPAVGVLKEHDVLTKLGDQQLVDSRQLSVLIRAKKPGDEVKLTLVRGGKEMTVTAKLAERELPRMFGLRGGDIDGGAFQFFQGDGPAVERLRELPGIARDELNDVMRIIGRERGNWFAGPRVHVFKRHGGSSLLNMAEGNFAYSDDEGSIEVTASKGQRELTMKDAKGAVTFKGPINTDEERAKLPAEVKKRLGKIDDATIDFEADESLEQEGAAVKPDKTKTGTTIRRSIRLQPSF; this is encoded by the coding sequence ATGAAAAATTCCCTGCGTTACATCCTCCCCGCCGTCGTCGGCGGTGCACTCGCCGTGTCGGCTTCCGCGACCACGGTTGTTCGGCGCGTCGATCCGAATGTCGTGCGCATCCAAGTCAGCGATCCGATCCATGTGCGGATCGAAAAGGGCGAAAAGTCCGATAAGAAAATCCCCAGCGAAAAAGTCACGTTCCTCGGCGTCGAAACCGGTCCGTTGCCTGAAGTGCTCGCTTCCCAGCTCGGCCTCGGTGACGGCATGGGCCTCGTCGTCCGTCGCGTGGCGGAGGACAGCCCGGCAGTCGGCGTGCTGAAAGAGCACGACGTGCTCACGAAGCTCGGCGACCAGCAACTTGTCGATTCCCGGCAACTCAGCGTGCTTATCCGCGCGAAGAAGCCCGGCGACGAAGTGAAGCTCACGCTCGTGCGCGGCGGCAAGGAGATGACCGTCACCGCCAAACTCGCGGAGCGCGAACTCCCGCGGATGTTCGGCCTGCGCGGCGGCGACATCGACGGCGGCGCGTTTCAATTCTTCCAAGGCGACGGCCCCGCGGTCGAGCGCCTGCGCGAGCTGCCCGGAATCGCCCGCGACGAGCTGAACGACGTCATGCGCATCATCGGCCGTGAGCGCGGCAATTGGTTCGCCGGTCCGCGCGTGCACGTCTTCAAGCGCCACGGCGGTTCCTCGCTCCTGAACATGGCCGAAGGCAATTTCGCCTACTCCGACGACGAGGGCTCGATCGAGGTCACCGCCTCAAAAGGGCAGCGCGAACTCACGATGAAGGATGCCAAGGGTGCCGTGACCTTCAAAGGCCCGATCAACACCGACGAAGAGCGCGCCAAGCTCCCCGCTGAGGTGAAGAAGCGTCTCGGCAAGATCGACGACGCCACCATCGACTTCGAAGCCGACGAATCGCTCGAGCAGGAAGGCGCGGCCGTGAAGCCGGACAAGACGAAGACCGGCACGACCATCCGCCGCAGCATCCGCCTGCAACCGTCGTTCTGA
- a CDS encoding DUF4199 domain-containing protein, with amino-acid sequence MGTKFFYALILTVAGAAFRLLLFFTGFETEKLATGQYLNWLMLPVVFAIYWFALKAIRDERPNQAISYGQAVGNGTLLALIASAMSAVYNFIHLKFINTSFADYQLEVIRSKWAEQGMSDDQMSKAEGFVRMTLSPGAQAVGTIFFGVIFGLIVVLIVAAFVKRAAPEGAEPPPM; translated from the coding sequence ATGGGCACGAAATTCTTTTACGCACTGATCCTCACGGTCGCGGGCGCTGCTTTTCGCCTGCTGCTGTTTTTCACCGGCTTTGAAACCGAGAAGCTCGCCACCGGCCAATACCTGAACTGGCTGATGCTGCCAGTGGTGTTCGCGATCTACTGGTTCGCGCTGAAGGCCATCCGCGACGAACGCCCGAACCAGGCGATCTCCTATGGCCAGGCGGTCGGCAACGGCACGTTGCTTGCCCTGATCGCGTCCGCCATGTCGGCCGTCTATAATTTCATCCACCTGAAGTTCATCAACACGAGCTTCGCCGACTATCAGCTCGAAGTCATCCGCTCGAAGTGGGCCGAGCAAGGCATGTCGGACGACCAGATGAGCAAGGCCGAGGGCTTCGTGCGCATGACGCTTTCGCCCGGCGCGCAGGCTGTGGGCACGATTTTTTTCGGCGTCATTTTCGGCCTGATCGTCGTGCTCATCGTGGCCGCCTTCGTGAAGCGTGCGGCGCCCGAGGGCGCCGAGCCGCCGCCGATGTGA
- a CDS encoding TIGR00266 family protein — translation MNPMHVIDYRISGDDMQFVEVELDPNEAVIAEAGAMMFMDDGIEMETIFGDGTQQNRGFVGALLGMGSRVLTGESLFMTVYGNRSAQKRRVAFGAPYPGKILPMHLGEMGGELIAQKDSFLCAAKGVSIGIAFQKRIGVGLFGGEGFIMQRLQGDGLAFVHAGGTLYERVLAPGETLRVDTGCLVALQPSVDYDIEFVGGIKTALFGGEGLFLARLRGPGKVWLQSLPFSRLAGRIVAAAPQTGRGGREEGSILGGLGRVLDGDNR, via the coding sequence ATGAATCCAATGCACGTGATCGACTATCGCATCAGCGGCGACGACATGCAGTTCGTCGAAGTTGAGCTCGACCCCAATGAAGCGGTGATCGCCGAAGCCGGCGCCATGATGTTCATGGACGACGGCATCGAGATGGAAACGATCTTCGGCGACGGCACGCAGCAGAACCGCGGCTTCGTCGGTGCGCTGCTCGGCATGGGCTCGCGCGTGCTCACGGGCGAGTCGCTCTTCATGACCGTCTACGGCAATCGCTCGGCCCAGAAACGCCGCGTGGCGTTCGGCGCACCTTATCCGGGCAAAATTCTGCCGATGCACCTCGGCGAGATGGGCGGCGAACTCATAGCGCAAAAGGACTCGTTCCTCTGCGCCGCGAAAGGCGTCAGCATTGGCATCGCGTTTCAAAAGCGCATTGGCGTGGGCCTCTTCGGCGGCGAGGGCTTCATCATGCAACGCCTGCAGGGCGACGGGCTCGCCTTCGTGCACGCCGGCGGCACGCTCTATGAGCGCGTGCTCGCCCCGGGAGAGACGCTGCGCGTCGACACGGGCTGCCTCGTCGCGCTGCAACCAAGTGTGGACTACGACATCGAGTTCGTCGGCGGCATCAAGACCGCCTTGTTCGGCGGCGAAGGCTTGTTCCTCGCTCGCCTGCGCGGCCCGGGCAAGGTGTGGCTGCAGTCACTGCCATTCTCGCGTCTCGCCGGCCGCATCGTCGCCGCCGCGCCGCAAACGGGCCGCGGCGGACGCGAAGAAGGCTCGATCCTCGGCGGCCTCGGTCGCGTGCTCGACGGCGACAATCGCTGA
- a CDS encoding PhoH family protein, whose translation MESTLSGVKNPPQHHVGTKVKTYVLDTNVLLHDPQSLFKFEENNLAIPVEVLEELDAIKGEQSTERGRNARRVHRLLQELLPDSHSMHEGVKLPNGGTLSIIINRYLVENNWSTPAMQRLRAVVSDFTKKDNRIIAAALFVQETFPPPTILVTKDVNVQLKARAVGLEAEDYLNDKVPEAPDTDSYQTLPLDVYEMQRFFSEGQFAIGDDVAKKLYLNEYVLLMTPEGKTAPGRYYGQGVVRRLRFPEFVKAPGGIPIRPRNLEQQFFMDALMDDSISLITCFGKAGTGKTLLSTGCALHQITDPENARYDGLSISRPVIALGKDIGFLPGSLEEKMKPWLQPYHDALEVLMPSKLPKDPQFAAKKVGKKKRKHDDVMASMTAPQPTHGGNGNGNGVPPMKPYERLIKSGLVEIEALCFIRGRSIARRFFILDEAQQLTPHEVKTVITRISESSKIVLIGDPAQIDNPYVDARSNGLVFCHNRMKGQSLHAHVKLSKGERSRLAELAADLL comes from the coding sequence ATGGAATCCACACTGAGTGGGGTAAAAAATCCACCGCAGCATCACGTTGGCACGAAGGTTAAAACCTACGTTCTGGACACGAACGTCCTGCTGCACGACCCGCAGTCCCTCTTCAAGTTTGAGGAGAACAACCTCGCGATTCCCGTCGAGGTTCTGGAGGAGCTCGATGCGATCAAAGGCGAGCAGTCGACCGAACGCGGTCGCAACGCGCGCCGCGTGCACCGGTTGCTTCAGGAGCTGTTGCCGGATTCGCACTCGATGCACGAGGGCGTGAAACTGCCGAACGGCGGCACGCTCTCGATCATCATCAATCGCTACCTCGTCGAGAACAACTGGTCGACGCCCGCGATGCAGCGGTTGCGCGCCGTCGTCTCGGACTTTACGAAGAAGGACAACCGCATCATCGCGGCTGCACTTTTCGTTCAGGAAACTTTTCCGCCGCCGACGATCCTCGTCACGAAGGACGTCAACGTGCAGCTCAAGGCGCGCGCCGTCGGCCTCGAGGCCGAGGATTATCTGAACGACAAGGTTCCCGAGGCGCCCGACACCGACTCGTATCAGACGCTCCCACTCGACGTCTACGAGATGCAGCGCTTCTTTTCCGAGGGGCAATTCGCCATCGGCGACGACGTCGCGAAAAAACTCTATCTGAACGAATACGTCCTGCTCATGACGCCCGAGGGCAAGACCGCTCCCGGACGTTACTACGGCCAGGGCGTGGTGCGCCGGCTGCGTTTCCCGGAATTCGTGAAGGCTCCCGGCGGCATCCCGATTCGCCCGCGCAATCTCGAGCAGCAGTTCTTCATGGACGCGCTGATGGATGACTCCATCTCGCTCATCACGTGCTTCGGCAAAGCCGGCACCGGCAAGACGCTGCTCTCGACCGGTTGCGCGCTGCATCAGATCACCGATCCGGAAAACGCGCGCTACGACGGCCTGTCGATTTCCCGTCCCGTCATCGCGCTCGGCAAGGACATCGGCTTTCTCCCCGGCTCACTCGAGGAAAAGATGAAGCCGTGGCTGCAGCCCTACCACGACGCGCTCGAAGTGCTCATGCCCTCTAAGCTGCCGAAGGATCCGCAATTCGCGGCGAAGAAGGTCGGCAAAAAGAAGCGCAAGCACGACGACGTCATGGCGAGCATGACCGCACCGCAGCCCACGCACGGTGGCAACGGCAATGGCAACGGCGTGCCGCCCATGAAGCCCTACGAGCGACTGATCAAGAGCGGCCTCGTGGAGATCGAGGCGCTGTGCTTCATCCGCGGCCGCTCGATCGCACGGCGCTTCTTCATCCTCGACGAGGCGCAGCAGCTCACGCCGCACGAGGTGAAGACGGTCATCACGCGCATTTCTGAGAGTTCCAAGATCGTGCTCATCGGCGACCCCGCGCAGATCGACAATCCCTACGTCGACGCGCGCAGCAACGGCCTCGTCTTCTGCCATAATCGCATGAAGGGCCAGTCGCTCCACGCACACGTGAAGCTCTCAAAGGGCGAACGCTCGCGTCTCGCCGAACTTGCGGCGGATTTGCTCTGA
- a CDS encoding cob(I)yrinic acid a,c-diamide adenosyltransferase, with protein sequence MSDAMADAGKPSARSIATRTGDDGTTSLLYGQRVPKHHPQIEAVGALDELNAAIGFAKATQPEGADRSELERIQQELVALMGEVACAESDAGRYAGSKFAKIDEAALARIDAAVAAVEARQPKFDGWATPGANLHAAALDLARTAARRAERRVSGLGAQGKTVRPLLLQYLNRVSDLLWLLARVAES encoded by the coding sequence GTGAGCGACGCGATGGCCGACGCCGGCAAACCTTCCGCCCGATCCATCGCCACCCGCACCGGCGACGACGGCACCACTTCCCTGCTCTACGGCCAGCGCGTGCCCAAGCACCACCCGCAGATCGAAGCGGTCGGCGCGCTCGACGAACTGAACGCCGCCATCGGCTTCGCCAAGGCCACGCAACCGGAAGGCGCCGATCGCTCGGAACTGGAGCGAATCCAACAGGAGTTGGTCGCACTCATGGGCGAAGTCGCCTGCGCCGAGAGCGACGCGGGGCGTTACGCGGGCTCGAAATTCGCCAAGATCGACGAAGCCGCCCTCGCGCGCATCGACGCGGCGGTGGCCGCCGTGGAAGCGCGCCAACCGAAATTCGACGGCTGGGCGACACCCGGCGCCAATCTGCACGCGGCCGCCCTGGACCTCGCGCGCACCGCCGCCCGGCGAGCCGAGCGGCGCGTCTCCGGTCTCGGCGCGCAGGGGAAGACCGTGCGACCGCTGCTGCTCCAGTATTTGAACCGGGTTTCCGACCTGCTCTGGCTGCTCGCCCGTGTGGCGGAAAGCTGA
- the def gene encoding peptide deformylase: protein MPLRIVHYDDPVLRKKGAKITTFDAALRKLSAEMVDTMHAAHGIGLAAHQIGQAIQLCVIDLRETDVDFDWELDGAKPPLELFMPMIVTNPVIDVVPEPQTSLEEGCLSFPEIRGDVTRPDEIAVKYQDEHGTPHTLRCNGLFSRCVQHEADHLNGVLFISRMDKETLQALDPQLKALKKQTREAAKK from the coding sequence ATGCCGCTGCGAATTGTTCACTACGACGACCCTGTCCTCCGAAAGAAGGGCGCGAAGATCACGACGTTTGACGCGGCCCTGCGCAAACTTTCGGCCGAAATGGTGGATACGATGCACGCCGCGCACGGCATCGGTCTCGCGGCGCACCAAATCGGACAGGCGATCCAACTGTGCGTCATCGACCTGCGGGAAACCGACGTGGATTTCGACTGGGAACTCGATGGCGCGAAGCCGCCGCTCGAGCTGTTCATGCCGATGATCGTCACCAACCCCGTGATCGACGTCGTGCCCGAGCCGCAAACCTCGTTGGAGGAAGGCTGCCTGTCCTTTCCCGAGATCCGCGGCGACGTGACGCGTCCGGACGAGATCGCGGTGAAATATCAGGACGAGCACGGCACGCCGCACACGCTGCGCTGTAACGGCCTGTTCTCGCGCTGCGTGCAGCACGAGGCCGATCACCTGAACGGCGTCCTCTTCATCTCGCGCATGGACAAGGAGACGCTGCAAGCGCTCGACCCTCAGCTCAAGGCGCTCAAAAAACAGACGCGCGAGGCCGCCAAGAAGTGA
- a CDS encoding sodium:calcium symporter, whose amino-acid sequence MRGVLPPFIESLGLTDPWTYFGVFLVASLLMLWRLEAMLDHGLEGTALGTLVMPYCSGLGNLLFVWIVWQRHGPAKEVLTNCLVNNVTNLTLLLGLPALLFGLQVTGGAKSGVAKGAKKTANKSGAARGDAGATGAQVNRLSLLLTLTAVLFFTGGTWLLADDGKLTRTDGLMLVGLFLFWQTFQVFDVMKHNVQRRASFGFLFYIDLVIVLAAAWALYESIDWLVTWITAQKSGFVSAANLGWLSGWLMVLPNALLALYWGWKRRADVVYSSQVGDGHICIPLCLGVLALLTPVAVPSLFMTGLALLGGAVVVHAFCLLAFGGLPRWVGGVLLGAYGWFVWTGLFA is encoded by the coding sequence ATGCGCGGCGTGCTGCCGCCGTTCATCGAGTCGCTCGGACTCACCGATCCATGGACCTATTTCGGGGTCTTCCTGGTCGCGTCGCTGCTCATGCTGTGGCGACTGGAGGCGATGCTCGACCATGGCCTCGAAGGCACGGCGCTCGGCACACTGGTGATGCCTTACTGCTCGGGGCTCGGGAATCTGCTGTTCGTCTGGATCGTCTGGCAGCGGCACGGTCCGGCGAAGGAGGTGCTCACGAACTGCCTCGTGAACAACGTCACGAACCTCACGTTGCTGCTCGGTCTGCCGGCGCTGCTCTTCGGCTTGCAGGTTACGGGCGGTGCGAAGTCCGGCGTGGCGAAGGGCGCGAAAAAAACAGCGAACAAGAGCGGGGCCGCGCGCGGTGACGCCGGCGCGACCGGCGCGCAGGTGAATCGCCTCTCGCTGCTGCTCACGCTCACGGCGGTGTTGTTTTTCACCGGTGGCACGTGGCTGCTCGCGGACGACGGCAAGCTCACGCGCACGGACGGGCTGATGCTCGTGGGGCTGTTCCTGTTTTGGCAAACGTTCCAGGTGTTCGACGTGATGAAGCACAACGTGCAACGCCGCGCGTCGTTCGGTTTCTTGTTCTACATTGATCTCGTGATCGTGCTCGCGGCGGCGTGGGCGCTGTATGAGAGCATCGACTGGCTCGTGACGTGGATCACGGCGCAGAAGTCCGGCTTCGTGAGCGCGGCGAATCTTGGCTGGCTCAGCGGTTGGTTGATGGTCCTGCCGAATGCGCTGCTCGCGCTTTACTGGGGCTGGAAGAGGCGCGCCGATGTCGTCTACAGCTCGCAGGTCGGCGATGGGCACATTTGCATTCCACTGTGCCTCGGAGTCCTCGCGTTGCTGACGCCGGTGGCGGTGCCGTCGCTGTTCATGACGGGTCTCGCGCTCCTCGGTGGCGCGGTGGTCGTGCACGCGTTTTGCCTGCTCGCGTTTGGCGGGTTGCCGCGCTGGGTCGGCGGCGTGCTGCTCGGCGCCTACGGCTGGTTCGTGTGGACGGGGCTGTTCGCGTGA
- a CDS encoding MBL fold metallo-hydrolase encodes MIVRIKGAISNCYLLLGDKAVLVDTGAPGDLPRILAALKQQGIDPKQLALILLTHGHSDHAGNAAELHARSGRPVALHAGDAALARTGKNGVLAAQGPLGRFIRPFIDEEFQSFEPDIQFREAFSLEPYGVRGKVIPTPGHTNGSVSVVLASGEAIIGDVLRGSMMWPNRARPPFFCNDLDLNARSIVRLAREGLLRCYPGQFGSFPGSELGRYLTTGGNEVFELSGEPV; translated from the coding sequence ATGATCGTCCGGATCAAAGGCGCGATTTCGAACTGTTACCTCCTGCTCGGCGACAAGGCCGTGCTCGTCGACACCGGTGCGCCCGGCGATCTCCCGCGCATCCTCGCCGCGCTGAAGCAACAGGGCATCGATCCGAAACAGCTCGCGCTCATCCTCCTGACGCACGGCCACAGCGATCACGCCGGCAACGCCGCCGAGTTGCACGCGCGCAGCGGCCGCCCCGTCGCGTTGCACGCCGGCGACGCCGCGCTCGCCCGCACCGGCAAGAACGGCGTGCTCGCCGCGCAAGGTCCGCTCGGGCGCTTCATCCGCCCCTTCATCGACGAGGAGTTCCAGTCCTTCGAACCGGACATCCAGTTCCGCGAGGCCTTCTCGCTCGAGCCCTACGGCGTGCGCGGAAAAGTCATTCCGACGCCCGGCCACACGAACGGCTCGGTCTCCGTCGTTCTTGCCTCGGGCGAGGCGATCATCGGCGACGTCTTGCGCGGCTCCATGATGTGGCCGAACCGCGCGCGCCCGCCCTTCTTCTGCAACGATCTCGATCTGAACGCGCGCAGCATCGTGCGCCTCGCACGCGAGGGGCTGTTGCGCTGTTACCCCGGCCAATTCGGCAGCTTCCCCGGCTCGGAACTCGGCCGCTACCTCACGACCGGCGGGAACGAAGTCTTCGAGCTCTCCGGCGAACCCGTGTGA
- a CDS encoding AMP nucleosidase codes for MDTKQQIVENWLPRYTGVPLKDFGQYILLTNFDAYVETFAQWHNVPVMGRDKPMASATADGITIINFGMGSATAATVMDLLTAVNPKAVLFLGKCGGVKHRARVGSLILPIAAIRGEGTSNDYFPPEVPAMPSFALQKAISTTIRDHSRDYWTGTVYTTNRRVWEHDAEFKKYLERLRVMAIDMETATIFITGFHNEIPTGALLLVSDEPMTPEGVKTSESDRKVDGDFVSDHIRIGLDSLKQLINKGLTVKHLKF; via the coding sequence ATGGATACCAAGCAACAAATCGTCGAGAACTGGCTGCCCCGCTACACCGGCGTCCCGCTCAAGGACTTCGGCCAGTATATCCTCCTCACGAACTTCGACGCCTACGTCGAGACCTTCGCCCAGTGGCACAACGTGCCCGTGATGGGCCGCGACAAGCCGATGGCCTCCGCCACCGCCGACGGCATCACGATCATCAACTTCGGCATGGGCAGCGCCACCGCCGCGACGGTCATGGATCTGCTCACTGCGGTGAACCCGAAAGCCGTCCTCTTCCTCGGCAAATGCGGCGGCGTGAAGCATCGCGCGCGAGTCGGCAGCCTCATCCTCCCCATCGCCGCCATCCGCGGCGAGGGCACGAGCAACGACTACTTCCCACCCGAAGTGCCCGCGATGCCGTCGTTCGCGCTGCAAAAAGCCATCTCCACCACGATCCGCGACCACAGTCGCGATTACTGGACCGGCACCGTCTACACCACCAATCGCCGCGTCTGGGAGCACGACGCCGAGTTCAAGAAATACCTCGAGCGCCTCCGCGTCATGGCCATCGACATGGAGACGGCCACGATCTTCATCACCGGTTTCCACAACGAAATCCCCACCGGCGCGCTGCTCCTCGTCTCCGACGAGCCGATGACGCCCGAAGGCGTGAAGACCTCCGAGAGCGACCGCAAGGTCGACGGCGATTTCGTCTCCGATCACATCCGCATCGGTCTCGATTCCCTGAAGCAGCTCATCAACAAGGGTCTCACGGTGAAGCACCTGAAGTTCTGA
- a CDS encoding immunoglobulin domain-containing protein — protein MIPRTARFVTLVRWAILFAAGHALAAPTPVYRWTTLAGRASIGSEDGSLTDARFNEPHALALDSAGNLYVADAGNHTIRRITPAGIVSTFAGKSGEPGATDGPAASARFRSPRGLAVDRNGNVYVADTGNHTIRLITPAGAVSTIAGQAGQAGAVDGAASVARFDSPDRLAVDQRGNLYLSNHGIRKISGGNVTTLSIPAQVTDPDGNTLTVRIERCPAIDADDNLYFATINPTTGIAAGPTRSEQYLKVSSSGAQSIVRSSYSGTDNSGNTYGWRFYEDTLFNDFAGRLFTVVEIRARDYLRSIRALRLQPDGTLLTDNILEMKSHLGQPVYPTGLAQDAAGKWYFTRATDSSIQSGNGIYAGTELPPDSREGSGPSARLLGTDFLALDRSGTLWLAETVTRYDDYPISPGPRFHYATRVRKLAPSGLLSTPPQPASWSAMRTNNPYLAPNGIWVDQSGTVTVARLENYFSLDFRLNQIFADGTVTEMTAPSGYTYDPIGDNVGNLYVLNHTNVFGFDPPPAYDRIARRESAGTWTTLAGGPSNEILDGTGTAAHFKSASKLTLDRANNLYLIDRADADAHFIRKITTAGVVTTVSSKLTQPPGGLAVGASGAFYLTYPDSHFVTRLDAHGTETIIGGTRNTTGSLDGTAALFAAPGRIAVDAQENLYVIDADGTTMRKGEFLGYAPEIATHPVSTSANAGVSVTFAVTVSVSVPVNFQWYFNGTALAGATSNTLTVSNVSSANAGDYTVVVSNSIGSVTSNKATLTVNTPSTPTPPSGGGTGGGGGGAPSDWFAACVASALLIRAWRQRGR, from the coding sequence ATGATACCTCGCACCGCTCGCTTCGTTACGCTCGTTCGCTGGGCCATCCTCTTCGCCGCGGGTCATGCACTCGCCGCGCCGACACCCGTCTACCGGTGGACGACGCTCGCCGGTCGCGCCTCGATCGGATCCGAGGACGGCAGCCTGACGGACGCGCGCTTCAACGAACCTCACGCGCTTGCGCTTGACTCGGCGGGCAACCTCTACGTCGCCGACGCCGGGAATCACACGATCCGCCGCATCACGCCCGCCGGCATCGTATCCACTTTTGCCGGGAAATCCGGCGAGCCCGGCGCGACCGACGGTCCCGCCGCCTCCGCGCGTTTCCGCTCGCCGCGAGGCCTCGCCGTCGACCGCAACGGCAACGTCTACGTCGCCGACACCGGCAACCACACCATTCGCCTCATCACGCCCGCCGGCGCTGTCTCGACGATCGCCGGCCAAGCTGGCCAAGCCGGCGCCGTTGATGGCGCCGCTTCCGTCGCGCGCTTCGACTCGCCCGATCGCCTCGCCGTCGATCAGCGCGGCAATCTCTATTTGTCGAACCACGGCATTCGGAAAATCTCCGGCGGCAACGTCACGACGCTGTCGATCCCGGCGCAGGTCACCGATCCCGACGGCAACACGCTCACCGTGCGGATAGAGCGCTGCCCGGCGATCGATGCCGACGACAATCTCTACTTCGCCACCATCAATCCGACCACCGGCATCGCCGCCGGGCCGACGCGCTCCGAGCAATACCTCAAGGTGTCCTCGAGCGGCGCACAATCGATCGTCCGCAGCAGCTACTCCGGCACGGACAACTCGGGCAACACCTACGGCTGGCGCTTCTACGAAGACACCCTGTTCAACGATTTCGCGGGACGACTCTTCACCGTCGTGGAAATCCGCGCCCGCGACTACCTGCGCAGCATTCGCGCACTCCGCTTGCAGCCGGACGGCACGCTGCTCACCGACAACATCCTGGAAATGAAATCCCACCTGGGCCAGCCCGTCTACCCCACGGGACTCGCCCAGGACGCGGCCGGGAAATGGTATTTCACGCGTGCCACCGATTCATCCATTCAATCCGGCAACGGCATCTACGCCGGCACCGAACTGCCGCCGGACAGCCGCGAAGGATCAGGTCCCTCCGCACGATTGCTCGGGACCGACTTTCTTGCGCTCGACCGCTCCGGCACGCTCTGGCTGGCGGAGACGGTCACGCGCTACGACGACTATCCCATTTCCCCGGGCCCGCGCTTTCACTACGCCACCCGCGTCAGGAAGCTCGCGCCATCCGGACTTCTCTCGACTCCGCCGCAGCCCGCTTCCTGGTCCGCGATGCGCACGAACAATCCCTACCTGGCGCCTAACGGGATCTGGGTCGACCAATCCGGCACGGTGACGGTAGCGCGTCTGGAGAACTATTTCTCGCTCGATTTCCGGCTGAACCAGATCTTCGCCGATGGCACCGTGACCGAGATGACCGCGCCGAGCGGATACACCTACGACCCCATCGGCGACAACGTGGGCAATCTCTACGTGCTCAACCACACCAACGTCTTCGGCTTCGACCCTCCGCCCGCCTACGATCGCATCGCCCGGCGCGAGAGTGCCGGCACGTGGACCACCCTCGCCGGCGGTCCGTCGAACGAGATTCTGGACGGCACCGGCACCGCCGCGCATTTCAAGTCCGCCTCCAAACTCACTCTCGACCGCGCCAACAATCTCTACCTCATCGACCGCGCCGACGCCGACGCACACTTCATCCGCAAAATCACGACGGCCGGCGTCGTGACGACCGTCAGCAGCAAACTCACGCAGCCGCCCGGCGGGTTGGCGGTGGGCGCTTCCGGCGCGTTTTATCTGACCTACCCCGACTCGCACTTCGTCACCCGCCTCGACGCGCACGGCACCGAGACGATCATCGGCGGCACCCGCAATACCACCGGCAGCCTTGACGGGACTGCGGCACTGTTCGCCGCACCGGGTCGCATCGCCGTCGATGCGCAGGAGAACCTCTACGTCATCGACGCTGACGGCACCACGATGCGCAAAGGCGAGTTCCTCGGTTACGCTCCCGAGATCGCGACCCACCCGGTCAGCACGTCCGCGAACGCCGGCGTGAGCGTCACGTTCGCCGTGACCGTCAGCGTCAGCGTCCCGGTGAATTTCCAATGGTATTTCAACGGCACCGCGCTCGCCGGCGCGACGAGCAACACACTCACAGTATCGAACGTCAGTTCCGCAAACGCCGGAGACTACACCGTCGTCGTGTCCAACAGCATCGGCAGCGTCACGAGCAACAAGGCCACGCTCACCGTCAACACGCCGAGCACGCCCACACCTCCGTCTGGTGGCGGCACCGGTGGCGGAGGAGGCGGCGCCCCGTCGGATTGGTTCGCCGCGTGTGTCGCGAGCGCACTGCTGATTCGCGCTTGGCGTCAGCGCGGTCGCTGA